In Hermetia illucens chromosome 1, iHerIll2.2.curated.20191125, whole genome shotgun sequence, one genomic interval encodes:
- the LOC119646451 gene encoding high mobility group protein 20A, translating into MDKSDDEKKTKQNEKSDEKSEKSSKEAAPSAVKKKKRKNQPQDEKKINKKKVKREEGAPKLPLTGYVRYMNKRRDELKLEFPDKTAIDHTRIIAEEWNGMSDELKKPFLQAAEVDKERYNKEINEFNRSKSERQKVEDSRECTPQSTGSRNSNASHDKSSVQMNGNKDTNLISSTPMSVIPKQFRRNGDQGIPIFTDEFLEHNKSVDLELRVLRKSNVDYEQQNSVLEKHIENMRFGVEKMNSENAELQEKNKILELYLKKLKHKLIQSLGSLSLPNEPQGATADNFEKYMAELYSMATSNSHGPACLNKAKDIVRKLDVQVQL; encoded by the exons ATGGATAAAAGTGATGacgagaaaaaaactaaacaaaatgaGAAATCTGATGAGAAAAGCGAAAAATCATCGAAGGAGGCTGCCCCGAGTGCCGTCAAaaagaaaaagcgaaaaaaccaaCCGCAGGATGAGAAGAAGATAaacaagaaaaaagtaaaaagggAGGAAGGGGCTCCAAAGCTACCCTTGACTG GATACGTACGTTACATGAACAAGCGCCGGGACGAACTCAAGTTGGAGTTTCCTGACAAAACCGCGATTGATCACACGAGAATCATCGCTgaagaatggaatggaatgtctGACGAGCTGAAGAAACCCTTCCTGCAGGCGGCCGAAGTCGACAAGGAACG CTACAACAAAGAAATCAACGAATTTAATCGCTCTAAATCCGAGCGCCAGAAAGTCGAAGATTCCCGCGAATGCACCCCGCAGTCCACGGGCTCACGTAACTCAAACGCAAGCCACGACAAAAGTTCTGTTCAGATGAACGGCAACAAAGATACGAATTTGATCTCATCTACTCCAATGTCGGTGATTCCGAAACAATTTCGGCGTAACGGCGATCAAGGCATTCCAATTTTCACGGACGAGTTCCTCGAACATAACAAATCGGTTGACTTGGAACTGCGGGTCCTGCGCAAATCCAACGTCGATTATGAACAGCAGAACTCGGTTCTGGAGAAACACATTGAAAACATGCGATTTGGCGTTGAGAAGATGAACTCTGAGAACGCTGAATTGCAGGAGAAGAACAAAATCCTCGAATTGTATCTTAAGAAGCTGAAGCACAAGCTGATTCAGTCTTTGGGATCGTTGTCGCTTCCCAACGAGCCCCAGGGCGCCACTGCCGATAATTTCGAGAAATACATGGCGGAGTTGTATTCAATGGCGACGTCCAACTCGCATGGACCGGCTTGTCTTAATAAGGCGAAGGATATTGTTAGGAAGTTGGACGTGCAGGTTCAATTGTAA
- the LOC119646452 gene encoding ATP synthase membrane subunit DAPIT, mitochondrial codes for MAGEEAKLTGLSKIFNGTTMSGRANVAKATYATIGLLILYATMKPKKK; via the exons ATGGCTGGAGAAGAAGCAAAGCTAACTGGATTGTCGAAAATCTTCAACGGCACCACAATGAGCGGCCGAGCCAAC GTTGCCAAAGCGACTTATGCGACAATTGGACTCCTGATCCTGTACGCCACCATGAAacccaagaagaagtga